A window of the Gemmatirosa kalamazoonensis genome harbors these coding sequences:
- a CDS encoding PQQ-binding-like beta-propeller repeat protein codes for MTRPATAAAQIVREYGPFPGVDHVHGVTYDGQRVWFAAGESLHAFDPASGEPQRSIDVAAHAGTAFDGRHLFQLAEDRIQKIDPASGRVLATIPAPGDGASGLAWAEGTLWVGQYRDRKIHEIDPDTGAILRTIESNRFVTGVTWVDGELWHGTWEGDESDLRRLDPRTGDVVERLVMPPGVGVSGLESDGGDRFFCGGGASGTVRAVRRP; via the coding sequence ATGACCCGACCAGCCACCGCCGCCGCGCAGATCGTCCGCGAGTACGGACCGTTTCCCGGAGTGGACCACGTGCACGGCGTCACGTACGACGGCCAGCGCGTGTGGTTCGCCGCCGGTGAGAGCTTGCACGCCTTCGATCCGGCGAGCGGCGAGCCGCAGCGCTCGATCGACGTCGCCGCGCACGCCGGCACCGCGTTCGACGGCCGGCACCTGTTCCAGCTCGCCGAGGACCGCATCCAGAAGATCGATCCGGCGAGCGGCCGCGTGCTCGCCACGATTCCCGCGCCGGGCGACGGCGCGTCGGGGCTCGCGTGGGCCGAGGGCACGCTGTGGGTGGGGCAGTATCGCGACCGGAAGATCCATGAGATCGATCCCGACACGGGCGCGATCCTGCGCACCATCGAGTCCAACCGGTTCGTCACCGGCGTCACGTGGGTGGACGGAGAGCTGTGGCACGGCACGTGGGAGGGCGACGAGAGCGATCTGCGGCGACTCGATCCACGCACGGGCGACGTCGTGGAGCGGCTCGTGATGCCGCCCGGCGTGGGTGTGTCCGGCCTCGAGTCCGACGGCGGCGATCGGTTCTTCTGCGGTGGCGGGGCGAGCGGCACGGTGCGCGCGGTACGGCGACCGTGA
- a CDS encoding VOC family protein, translated as MKLKIMTLYVDDQEKALQFYTEKLGFQKKNDFGNGSYRWLTVSSPEDPNGPELHLELNGSPVASAYQQGLRAQGTPAAMFFVSDIEGEYDRLSKSGVRFTMPVTKTTGSRIAQLDDTCGNLIQLTQLEWG; from the coding sequence ATGAAGCTGAAGATCATGACGCTGTACGTCGACGACCAGGAGAAGGCGCTGCAGTTCTACACCGAGAAGCTCGGCTTCCAGAAGAAGAACGATTTCGGCAACGGCTCGTACCGCTGGCTCACCGTGTCGTCGCCCGAGGATCCGAACGGCCCGGAGCTGCACCTGGAGCTGAACGGCAGCCCGGTGGCGAGCGCGTATCAGCAGGGCCTGCGCGCGCAGGGCACGCCGGCGGCGATGTTCTTCGTGAGCGACATCGAGGGCGAGTACGATCGCCTGTCGAAGTCGGGCGTGCGCTTCACCATGCCGGTCACGAAGACGACCGGCTCGCGCATCGCGCAGCTCGACGACACGTGCGGCAATCTGATCCAGCTCACGCAGCTGGAGTGGGGCTGA
- a CDS encoding sigma-70 family RNA polymerase sigma factor produces MTDHDWLSAEFEANRERLRGVAYRLLGSLSDADDAVQEAWLRVSRSDTAVENPGGWLTTVVSRVCLDMLRSRESRREHSLDVAAPIAAHDRRADPEHEAVLADAVGVALLVVLDALSPVERTVFVLHEMFAVPFDDIARIVGKTSPAARQIASRARRRVRGSVRGDDDEGDVGAQRAVVDAFLAALRAGDLEALLRVLDPDFVIRADAAVAGAPMEVRGAAAWAPQAMGFARSLRAGGALAAVQPALVDGVPGLVLAPRGRLVRVLKFTIARDRVLSVDVIGDPERLRALALSVPPLHTPER; encoded by the coding sequence ATGACGGACCACGACTGGCTGTCGGCGGAGTTCGAGGCGAATCGGGAGCGCCTGCGCGGCGTCGCCTACCGCCTGCTCGGCTCATTGAGCGACGCGGACGACGCGGTGCAGGAGGCGTGGCTGCGCGTGAGCCGCTCGGACACGGCGGTCGAGAACCCCGGCGGCTGGCTCACGACCGTCGTCTCGCGCGTCTGCCTCGACATGCTGCGCTCGCGCGAGTCGCGGCGCGAGCACTCGCTTGACGTCGCCGCACCGATCGCCGCGCACGACCGGCGCGCCGACCCGGAGCACGAGGCCGTGCTCGCCGACGCCGTCGGCGTCGCGCTGCTCGTCGTGCTCGATGCGCTCTCACCGGTGGAGCGCACGGTGTTCGTGCTGCACGAGATGTTCGCCGTGCCGTTCGACGACATCGCGCGCATCGTCGGCAAGACCTCGCCGGCGGCGCGGCAGATCGCGAGTCGCGCGCGGCGGCGCGTGCGCGGCTCCGTTCGCGGCGACGACGACGAAGGCGACGTCGGTGCGCAGCGCGCCGTCGTCGATGCGTTCCTCGCCGCGCTGCGCGCCGGCGACCTGGAAGCGCTGCTGCGCGTGCTCGATCCGGACTTCGTCATCCGCGCCGACGCCGCGGTGGCCGGCGCGCCGATGGAGGTGCGCGGCGCGGCCGCGTGGGCGCCGCAGGCGATGGGGTTCGCCCGATCGCTGCGCGCGGGCGGTGCGCTCGCCGCCGTGCAGCCCGCACTCGTCGACGGCGTGCCGGGGCTCGTCCTCGCGCCGCGCGGACGCCTCGTGCGCGTGCTGAAGTTCACGATCGCGCGCGACCGGGTACTCTCGGTCGACGTGATCGGCGATCCGGAGCGCCTGCGCGCGCTCGCGCTGTCCGTCCCACCCCTTCACACACCCGAGAGGTGA
- a CDS encoding serine/threonine-protein kinase yields the protein MPDATRRVRDLVDIALDLDADARTAFLRDACADDPEALREVQALLASFEGASTDRVSARLTRVDAGAVAIGDRIGPYVLRREIGSGGMGVVYEATREDVAKTVALKLVRYGWLASPDHLRRFRLEQRVLARLEHPNIARLLDVGVTDAGLPYLAMEYVAGEPIDRYCDARGLTIEQRLALFVQVCDAVQYAHRHLVVHRDLKPSNILVTATDAVKLLDFGIATLLEEGSDADGRITGTGLVVLTPEYASPEQVRGDPVTMASDVYALGLLLYELLTGSRPFRRPSRSTPELLLAVRDEEPALPSRVAKPARLARRLAGDLDTIVLQALRKEPERRYQSVQALREDVDRYLSGRPVRARGDSLGYRSRKFVRRHTAAVAAVVLVVLALAGGVVTTTVQARRADAERAVAEERFRDMRALAGALVSDVYDAIHDLPGTLPVRATLAGRALEHLQRLERETSDDPVLRREIAEAYLKLGHVQGSPTGANLGDLGAARESFRRALALARSLVAADSTDAASRRTLALAHEAMSDADAWRGDLPQGVSHARAAVDQWRVLAAADTSRVRARYAVAMSRVKLGDFLGNPNLPNVGDRAGATAQYREGLALMHAAPPDSLAEWSTRRLLALLHERLGAMLAADGRHAAAIAELEQALAIRDGLVKERAASVDARRDLAVVHQLLCEAQLAGGDDTGALARCERGLALYESLRAADPRNAQSARDLALGLQSMHKVLAARGALAEALAQLDRSAELSRALLRSQRDNVPARRDLAHALLFASRVHATLAARSTDAAGASAHRARAAVSYAEAEGVLGELRARGPLSREDSTLLAETRVKLAAAHRR from the coding sequence TTGCCTGACGCGACGCGCCGAGTGCGCGACCTCGTCGACATCGCGCTCGACCTCGACGCCGACGCGCGCACCGCGTTCCTGCGCGACGCGTGCGCCGACGACCCCGAGGCGCTGCGCGAGGTGCAGGCGCTGCTCGCGTCGTTCGAGGGCGCGAGCACGGACCGCGTCTCGGCGCGGCTGACGCGCGTCGATGCCGGCGCGGTGGCGATCGGCGATCGCATCGGGCCGTACGTGCTCCGCCGCGAGATCGGCTCCGGCGGTATGGGCGTGGTCTACGAGGCGACGCGCGAGGACGTGGCGAAGACCGTCGCGCTGAAGCTCGTGCGATACGGCTGGCTCGCGTCGCCCGACCACCTGCGGCGCTTCCGTCTCGAGCAGCGCGTGCTGGCGCGGTTGGAGCACCCCAACATCGCGCGGCTGCTCGACGTCGGCGTGACCGATGCGGGGCTGCCGTACCTCGCGATGGAGTACGTGGCGGGCGAGCCGATCGATCGGTACTGCGACGCGCGCGGCCTGACGATCGAGCAGCGCCTCGCGCTGTTCGTTCAGGTGTGCGACGCGGTGCAGTATGCGCACCGCCACCTCGTCGTGCACCGCGACCTCAAGCCGTCGAACATCCTCGTCACGGCGACCGATGCGGTGAAGCTGCTCGACTTCGGCATCGCCACGCTGCTCGAGGAGGGCAGCGACGCGGACGGACGGATCACGGGCACGGGACTCGTCGTGCTCACGCCGGAGTACGCGAGCCCCGAGCAGGTGCGCGGCGATCCGGTGACGATGGCGAGCGACGTGTACGCGCTCGGCCTGCTGCTGTACGAGCTGCTCACCGGCAGCCGCCCGTTCCGACGGCCGTCGCGCTCCACACCGGAGCTGCTGCTCGCCGTGCGCGACGAGGAGCCGGCGCTGCCGTCGCGGGTGGCGAAGCCGGCGCGGCTCGCGCGTCGGCTCGCGGGCGACCTCGACACGATCGTGCTGCAGGCGCTGCGCAAGGAGCCGGAGCGGCGCTATCAGTCGGTGCAGGCGCTGCGCGAGGACGTCGATCGGTACCTCTCGGGTCGGCCGGTGCGCGCGCGTGGCGACTCGCTCGGCTACCGCTCGCGGAAGTTCGTGCGCCGACACACCGCGGCCGTCGCGGCGGTGGTGCTCGTGGTGCTCGCGCTGGCCGGCGGCGTGGTGACCACCACGGTGCAGGCGCGGCGCGCGGACGCCGAGCGGGCCGTGGCCGAGGAGCGCTTCCGCGACATGCGCGCGCTCGCCGGCGCGCTCGTGTCGGACGTGTACGACGCGATTCACGACCTGCCCGGCACGCTGCCGGTGCGCGCCACGCTCGCCGGCCGCGCGCTGGAGCATCTGCAGCGGCTCGAGCGCGAGACGAGCGACGACCCGGTGCTGCGGCGCGAGATCGCCGAGGCGTACCTGAAGCTCGGCCACGTGCAGGGCAGTCCGACCGGCGCGAACCTCGGCGACCTCGGTGCGGCGCGCGAGAGCTTCCGTCGCGCGCTCGCGCTCGCGCGGTCGCTCGTCGCGGCCGACTCCACCGACGCGGCATCGCGCCGCACGCTCGCGCTGGCGCACGAGGCGATGAGCGACGCCGACGCGTGGCGTGGCGATCTGCCGCAGGGCGTGTCGCACGCGCGCGCGGCGGTGGACCAGTGGCGCGTGCTCGCCGCGGCGGACACGTCGCGCGTGCGTGCACGCTACGCCGTCGCGATGAGCCGCGTGAAGCTCGGCGACTTCCTCGGCAACCCGAACCTGCCCAACGTCGGCGATCGCGCGGGCGCCACGGCGCAGTATCGCGAAGGGCTCGCGCTCATGCACGCCGCACCGCCGGACAGCCTCGCCGAGTGGAGCACGCGGCGGCTGCTCGCGCTGCTGCACGAGCGGCTCGGCGCGATGCTCGCCGCGGACGGTCGCCACGCGGCGGCGATCGCGGAGCTGGAGCAGGCGCTCGCCATCCGCGACGGCCTCGTGAAGGAGCGCGCGGCCAGCGTGGACGCGCGTCGCGATCTCGCGGTCGTGCACCAGCTGCTGTGCGAGGCGCAGCTCGCGGGCGGCGACGACACCGGCGCGCTCGCGCGGTGCGAGCGCGGGCTGGCCCTGTACGAGTCGCTCCGCGCGGCCGACCCGCGCAACGCGCAGAGCGCGCGCGACCTCGCGTTGGGCCTGCAGTCGATGCACAAGGTGCTCGCCGCGCGCGGCGCGCTCGCCGAGGCGCTCGCGCAGCTCGACCGGAGCGCGGAGCTGTCGCGCGCGCTGCTGCGATCGCAGCGCGACAACGTGCCCGCGCGCCGCGATCTCGCGCACGCGCTGCTGTTCGCGAGCCGCGTGCACGCGACGCTCGCCGCACGGTCGACCGACGCTGCCGGCGCGAGCGCGCACCGCGCGCGCGCCGCCGTGTCGTACGCCGAGGCCGAGGGCGTGCTCGGCGAGCTGCGCGCGCGCGGGCCGCTGTCGCGCGAGGACTCGACGCTCCTCGCGGAGACGCGTGTGAAGCTCGCCGCCGCGCATCGTCGCTGA
- a CDS encoding ThuA domain-containing protein, with product MSRSTVRRATKPIVRIVASVVVLAAACAHPARRPAPEFRVVAFFTAKQDPAHISFVHEAVRWFPTIAASHGFRFDTTSDWRNLNAEFLSHVDVVVFLDTRPEDPAQRSAFQTYMEHGGAWMGFHFAGFALTPSAVPANWDWYHDTFLGAGSYRSNTWRPTSAVLRVEDRDHPATRDLPATFRSAPNEWYRWERDLRRNPDIRVLLSIDPSSFPLGTGPKPSEIWHEGDYPVVWTNRNYRMLYLNVGHNDMDYEHRYSTTETRTLSYTLTNAVQDRLIVDGLLWLGGRR from the coding sequence ATGTCACGGAGCACGGTCCGGCGCGCCACGAAGCCGATCGTTCGCATCGTCGCGAGCGTCGTCGTACTGGCGGCCGCTTGCGCCCATCCCGCGCGCCGGCCCGCGCCCGAGTTCCGCGTCGTCGCGTTCTTCACCGCGAAGCAGGACCCGGCGCACATCAGCTTCGTGCACGAGGCCGTGCGCTGGTTCCCGACGATCGCGGCCTCGCACGGCTTCCGCTTCGACACGACGTCCGACTGGCGCAACCTCAACGCCGAGTTCCTCTCGCACGTCGACGTCGTGGTCTTCCTCGACACGCGCCCCGAGGACCCGGCGCAGCGCTCGGCGTTCCAGACCTACATGGAGCACGGCGGCGCGTGGATGGGCTTTCACTTCGCGGGGTTCGCGCTCACGCCGTCCGCCGTCCCGGCGAACTGGGACTGGTACCACGACACGTTCCTCGGCGCCGGCTCCTATCGCAGCAACACGTGGCGGCCGACGTCGGCGGTGCTGCGCGTCGAGGACCGCGATCACCCCGCGACACGCGACCTGCCCGCGACGTTCCGCTCCGCGCCGAACGAGTGGTACCGCTGGGAGCGCGATCTCCGCCGCAACCCCGACATCCGCGTGCTGCTCTCCATCGACCCGAGCAGCTTCCCGCTCGGCACTGGCCCGAAGCCGTCGGAGATCTGGCACGAGGGCGACTATCCCGTCGTGTGGACGAACCGGAACTACCGGATGCTCTACCTCAACGTGGGCCACAACGACATGGACTACGAGCACCGCTACTCGACGACCGAGACGCGGACGCTGTCGTACACGTTGACGAACGCGGTGCAGGACCGGCTGATCGTCGACGGGCTGCTGTGGTTGGGCGGCCGGCGATGA
- a CDS encoding HXXEE domain-containing protein, whose translation MTTTRRGTHEWTLWVVAISCALHATEELLTGWQPWARATLGIAVPTSVFVVANAALVAAALSFARVGWRRPTLSLVVPVATLANALLFHIVPTLLQGRVSPGVYTAALLYVPFSSGALVGAARDGVPRRAIARAGVAGLAVALGVVAGARLLGDA comes from the coding sequence GTGACGACGACCCGACGCGGCACGCACGAGTGGACGCTGTGGGTCGTCGCCATCTCGTGCGCGCTCCACGCGACCGAGGAGTTGCTCACCGGCTGGCAGCCGTGGGCGCGCGCGACGCTCGGCATCGCGGTGCCGACGAGCGTGTTCGTCGTCGCGAACGCGGCGCTCGTCGCGGCCGCCCTCTCGTTCGCGCGCGTGGGATGGCGACGCCCGACGCTCAGCCTCGTGGTACCGGTGGCGACGCTGGCGAACGCGCTGCTGTTCCACATCGTGCCGACGCTGCTGCAGGGGCGCGTGTCGCCGGGCGTGTATACCGCCGCCCTGCTGTACGTGCCGTTCTCGTCGGGGGCGCTCGTGGGCGCGGCGCGCGACGGCGTGCCGCGGCGGGCGATCGCGCGGGCCGGCGTCGCGGGGCTCGCCGTGGCGCTCGGCGTCGTCGCGGGCGCGCGATTGCTCGGCGATGCCTGA
- a CDS encoding serine/threonine protein kinase has protein sequence MSTRQTAATPAPRFEPYRPPEHAPMVHSFESGRSYRLERLIGKGGFGEVYLATAEPRGAMPERVCVKVSDRFSAWLREAYFAELLGREPRALKVFDRFAHVDGTQMRYCLAMEYAEHGDLGAWLARKGAQSERLVRREIAGILRALDALHRGNGLHRDLTAFNIFVCKDEQLKLGDFGIATHQLSRRGVTADAFNPFDAPAEIAWGKVRRWQQRDDVYQIGMIAAMLLRGDTTSPMRSKDVRNLPCSDHLKEVIYRCLGVRGKRYESAGELIAALRQRPAESPKLGRVTTLAGCRVAFTGFLSRPRSEAMQAAREAGATVQSKPGHTTDVLVRGRPNVQQIAGAAGGSKLLEVRRLAAQGQPVRVIGEAQFWRLVAPTPRKAAPSRGAPARARR, from the coding sequence ATGTCGACTCGCCAGACCGCCGCGACCCCCGCTCCCCGCTTCGAGCCGTACCGCCCGCCCGAGCACGCGCCGATGGTCCACAGCTTCGAGAGCGGGCGCAGCTACCGGCTCGAGCGGCTCATCGGCAAGGGCGGTTTCGGCGAGGTGTACCTCGCCACCGCGGAGCCGCGCGGCGCGATGCCGGAGCGCGTGTGCGTGAAGGTGAGCGACCGCTTCTCGGCGTGGCTGCGCGAGGCGTACTTCGCGGAGCTGCTCGGCCGGGAGCCGCGCGCACTGAAGGTGTTCGACCGCTTCGCGCACGTCGACGGCACGCAGATGCGCTACTGCCTCGCCATGGAGTACGCGGAGCACGGGGACCTCGGCGCGTGGCTCGCGCGGAAGGGCGCGCAGTCGGAGCGGCTGGTGCGGCGCGAGATCGCGGGGATCCTGCGCGCGCTCGACGCGCTGCACCGCGGCAACGGGCTGCACCGCGACCTCACGGCGTTCAACATCTTCGTCTGCAAGGACGAGCAGCTGAAGCTCGGCGACTTCGGCATCGCGACGCACCAGCTCAGCCGCCGCGGCGTGACGGCCGACGCGTTCAACCCGTTCGACGCGCCCGCGGAGATCGCGTGGGGCAAGGTGCGGCGGTGGCAGCAGCGCGACGACGTCTATCAGATCGGCATGATCGCGGCGATGCTGCTGCGGGGCGACACGACGAGCCCGATGCGCAGCAAGGACGTGCGCAACCTGCCGTGCAGCGATCACCTCAAGGAGGTCATCTACCGCTGCCTCGGCGTGCGCGGCAAGCGCTACGAGTCGGCGGGGGAGCTCATCGCGGCGCTGCGGCAGCGACCCGCGGAGTCGCCGAAGCTCGGACGCGTGACGACGCTCGCGGGCTGCCGGGTCGCGTTCACCGGCTTTCTCAGCCGGCCGCGCAGCGAGGCGATGCAAGCCGCGCGTGAGGCCGGCGCGACGGTGCAGTCGAAGCCGGGGCACACGACCGACGTGCTCGTGCGCGGCCGGCCGAACGTGCAGCAGATCGCCGGCGCGGCCGGCGGATCGAAGCTGCTCGAGGTGCGCCGACTCGCCGCGCAGGGGCAGCCCGTGCGGGTGATCGGCGAGGCGCAGTTCTGGCGCCTCGTCGCGCCGACGCCGCGCAAGGCCGCGCCGAGCAGGGGCGCGCCCGCCCGTGCCCGCCGTTAG
- a CDS encoding GNAT family N-acetyltransferase — MIEIRDAVPADAPAISRIALEVQRLHAAALPSVFKPAGPDTFPPPVIEARMTTPGHRFWVAVEDGAVVGYVAATVQHEPESPWKHAATVCTLDQMGVAEHRRGCGAGAKLVDAVRTAAAAAGATEVRLNVWSFNEGARAFYARCGFVETQARLWLSTE, encoded by the coding sequence GTGATCGAGATCCGCGACGCCGTGCCCGCGGACGCGCCCGCGATCTCGCGCATCGCGCTCGAGGTGCAGCGGCTGCACGCCGCCGCGCTGCCGTCCGTCTTCAAGCCGGCCGGTCCGGACACGTTCCCGCCCCCGGTGATCGAGGCGCGCATGACGACGCCGGGCCACCGCTTCTGGGTCGCGGTGGAGGATGGAGCCGTCGTCGGCTACGTCGCCGCCACGGTGCAGCACGAGCCCGAGTCGCCGTGGAAGCACGCCGCGACGGTGTGCACGCTCGACCAGATGGGCGTCGCGGAACACCGTCGCGGGTGCGGCGCCGGCGCGAAGCTCGTGGACGCCGTGCGCACCGCCGCCGCGGCCGCCGGCGCCACGGAAGTGCGGCTCAACGTGTGGTCGTTCAACGAGGGTGCGCGCGCGTTCTACGCGCGGTGCGGCTTCGTCGAGACGCAGGCGCGGCTGTGGCTTTCCACGGAGTGA
- a CDS encoding cytochrome-c peroxidase — MQGTRMLERLVVLAMTGAALGACTDVGPERVVVPAAAPRADRAAAPDDVDAVLRGYLAAQGYTGRVAQTLEARLGRPVDRRLADLGRLLWFDPIHGLNDDNTCGGCHSPTNGFGDTQPIAIGVDNNRVVGPGRMGPRNQRRTPMAINTAFYPTLMWNSRFRSLSGDPFDNRQGLEFPAPEGRTLSYLPQLLVAQAFIPPTERVEAAGFHFPGGNADIRAEVIRRINATPRYRELFGGVFPEVRGGAPIVYDEFARAIAEFEFTLVFANAPIDRYARGEPGALTAQQKRGATLFFGRAGCVTCHAVSGPSNEMFSDFRQHVAGIPQIAPTRSNMTFDGPAANEDFGLEQVTGKRDNRYAFRTSPLRNLALQPAFMHDGAFVRLEDAVRYHLDALGSAAGYTTAALPPDLRGPTGPIAPVLTRLDPLLRRPVALTPDELDAMIAFLRDGLLDPAARPERLRHLIPDRLPSGRTPLSFQ; from the coding sequence ATGCAAGGGACACGGATGCTGGAGCGGCTCGTCGTGCTGGCGATGACCGGCGCGGCGTTAGGCGCGTGCACGGACGTCGGACCGGAGCGCGTCGTCGTGCCGGCGGCGGCCCCGCGCGCCGATCGCGCCGCGGCGCCGGACGACGTCGACGCCGTGCTGCGCGGCTATCTCGCGGCGCAGGGCTACACCGGCCGCGTCGCGCAGACGCTCGAGGCGCGGCTCGGCCGCCCGGTCGATCGACGGCTCGCGGACCTCGGCCGGCTGCTCTGGTTCGATCCCATCCATGGGCTGAACGACGACAACACCTGCGGCGGCTGCCACTCGCCGACGAACGGCTTCGGCGACACGCAGCCGATCGCGATCGGCGTCGACAACAACCGCGTCGTCGGGCCCGGCCGCATGGGGCCGCGCAACCAGCGCCGCACGCCGATGGCGATCAACACGGCGTTCTACCCGACGCTGATGTGGAACTCGCGCTTCCGCTCGCTCTCGGGCGATCCGTTCGACAACCGGCAGGGGCTCGAGTTCCCCGCGCCCGAGGGGCGGACGCTGTCGTACCTGCCGCAGCTGCTCGTCGCGCAGGCGTTCATCCCGCCCACCGAGCGCGTGGAGGCCGCGGGGTTCCACTTCCCCGGCGGCAACGCCGACATCCGCGCTGAAGTCATACGCCGTATCAACGCGACGCCGCGCTACCGCGAGCTGTTCGGCGGTGTGTTCCCCGAGGTGCGCGGCGGCGCGCCGATCGTCTACGACGAGTTCGCGCGCGCGATCGCGGAGTTCGAGTTCACGCTCGTGTTCGCGAACGCGCCGATCGACCGCTACGCGCGCGGCGAGCCGGGCGCGCTGACCGCGCAGCAGAAGCGCGGCGCGACGCTGTTCTTCGGCCGCGCCGGATGCGTGACGTGCCACGCCGTGTCGGGGCCGTCGAACGAGATGTTCAGCGACTTCCGGCAGCACGTCGCCGGGATCCCGCAGATCGCGCCGACGCGGTCGAACATGACGTTCGACGGGCCCGCCGCGAACGAGGACTTCGGGCTGGAGCAGGTGACCGGGAAGCGGGACAATCGCTACGCGTTCCGCACCTCGCCGCTGCGCAACCTGGCGCTGCAGCCGGCGTTCATGCACGACGGCGCGTTCGTGCGGCTGGAGGACGCGGTGCGGTACCACCTCGACGCGTTAGGCAGCGCCGCGGGCTACACCACGGCCGCGCTGCCGCCCGATCTGCGCGGCCCCACGGGCCCGATCGCGCCCGTGCTCACGCGCCTCGACCCGCTGCTGCGCCGTCCCGTGGCGCTGACGCCGGACGAGCTGGACGCGATGATCGCGTTCCTGCGCGACGGACTGCTCGACCCCGCGGCGCGCCCCGAGCGGCTGCGGCATCTCATCCCCGACAGGCTGCCGAGTGGGCGGACGCCGCTCAGTTTCCAGTGA
- a CDS encoding selenium-binding protein SBP56-related protein gives MTRWTPDPTFYPSPALAADAPAEDLAYVALLAPEGNGQRDGIGVVDTNAASPTFGRLVGRVDFPHAGNELHHFGWNACSSHLCPYAPNAHLERRYLVVPGTGSTRIHVVDTQPDPRRPRLVKVIEPEEVMRKTGYAAPHTVHCGPEGIYVNALGAPDGDGPGGIFTLDHETFEVQGRWEVERGPQHLAYDFFWHLGHDTMITSEWGTPNMVKDGVNPELLLAGKYGHALHVWNLRTRKHEQTIDLGAEQQMVLELRPAHNPRRAYGFVGVVLSLADLSASVFLWYLDREARGGAGEWKARKVITIPAEPADPDVLPPLLKGFGAVPPLVTDINLSLDDRWLYVSCWGTGELRRYDVSDPFNPVLTGSVRIGGIVERASHPSDPERPLNGGPQMVEVSRDGKRVYLTNSLYSPWDAQFYPDGIRGWMVKLDTRADGRLALDRRFLVEFDGGVRAHQVRLAGGDASSDSFCFA, from the coding sequence ATGACCCGCTGGACGCCGGACCCCACGTTCTATCCCTCGCCCGCGCTCGCCGCGGACGCGCCCGCCGAGGACCTCGCGTACGTCGCGCTGCTCGCGCCCGAAGGCAACGGGCAGCGCGACGGCATCGGCGTGGTCGACACGAACGCCGCGTCGCCGACGTTCGGGCGGCTCGTCGGCAGGGTCGACTTCCCGCACGCGGGGAACGAGCTGCACCACTTCGGCTGGAACGCATGCAGCTCGCACCTGTGCCCGTACGCGCCGAACGCGCACCTCGAGCGCCGGTATCTGGTGGTACCCGGCACGGGCTCCACGCGCATCCACGTCGTCGACACGCAGCCCGACCCGCGCCGCCCGCGGCTCGTGAAGGTCATCGAGCCCGAGGAGGTGATGCGGAAGACCGGCTACGCCGCGCCGCACACCGTGCATTGCGGGCCGGAGGGCATCTACGTGAACGCGTTAGGCGCGCCCGACGGCGACGGCCCGGGCGGCATCTTCACGCTCGACCACGAGACGTTCGAGGTGCAGGGTCGGTGGGAGGTGGAGCGGGGGCCGCAGCACCTCGCGTACGACTTCTTCTGGCACCTCGGGCACGACACGATGATCACGAGCGAGTGGGGCACGCCGAACATGGTGAAGGACGGCGTGAACCCGGAGCTGCTGCTCGCCGGCAAGTACGGGCACGCGCTGCACGTGTGGAACCTGCGCACGCGCAAGCACGAGCAGACGATCGACCTCGGCGCCGAGCAGCAGATGGTGCTCGAGCTGCGGCCGGCACACAATCCGCGACGCGCGTACGGCTTCGTCGGCGTCGTGCTGTCGCTCGCCGATCTGTCGGCGTCGGTGTTCCTCTGGTACCTCGATCGCGAGGCGCGCGGCGGGGCGGGCGAGTGGAAGGCGCGCAAGGTGATCACGATCCCGGCCGAGCCGGCGGATCCCGACGTGCTGCCGCCGCTGCTGAAGGGCTTCGGCGCCGTGCCGCCGCTCGTCACCGACATCAATCTCTCGCTCGACGATCGCTGGCTGTACGTGTCGTGCTGGGGCACCGGCGAGCTGCGGCGCTACGACGTCAGCGATCCGTTCAACCCCGTGCTCACGGGCTCCGTGCGCATCGGCGGCATCGTGGAGCGCGCGTCGCACCCGAGCGATCCGGAGCGTCCGCTGAACGGCGGTCCGCAGATGGTGGAGGTGAGCCGCGACGGCAAGCGCGTCTACCTCACGAACTCGCTCTACTCGCCGTGGGACGCGCAGTTCTATCCCGACGGCATCCGCGGCTGGATGGTGAAGCTCGACACGCGCGCCGACGGCCGTCTCGCGCTCGACCGTCGCTTCCTCGTGGAATTCGACGGGGGCGTGCGTGCGCATCAGGTGCGTCTCGCCGGAGGGGACGCGTCGTCGGACTCGTTCTGCTTCGCGTGA